A portion of the Clostridium gelidum genome contains these proteins:
- a CDS encoding D-alanyl-D-alanine carboxypeptidase family protein — MKNKTKRILSFTLIFIFTILLLPINLANAIDTADKVKSDGTNIEAKSALLMEPMTGKILYEKNADAKFAPASVTKIMTMLITMEAIDSDKIKLDDKVTCSENAKKMGGSTMLLDTGEIRTVEELLKGVAIASGNDAAVALAEYLGGTEPDFVIMMNKRAAELGMSNTTFKNCNGLPADGHLSTAKDIAIMSKELLKHPVILKYTGTYMDSISEGRKSPIELVNHNKLVRFFEGCDGLKTGFTDEAKYCISATATRNGVRMLSVIMGAPTYKIRNRDAGVLLNHGFSKYEGKKLVVKDQEIDKVYMDEQTDRFFMAMAKDDLTAILPKGENKELEKKIVIDELKKEYKAGDIVGKYEVYLGEEKVGEVEIYCDRDIKKGNIFDNIKYNIKNLFEKGV, encoded by the coding sequence ATGAAAAATAAAACGAAACGAATTTTATCTTTTACTTTAATTTTCATTTTCACAATATTACTTTTACCAATTAATTTAGCAAATGCTATAGATACAGCGGATAAAGTTAAATCAGATGGAACTAATATAGAAGCAAAGTCAGCATTACTTATGGAACCTATGACTGGAAAGATACTTTATGAGAAAAATGCAGATGCAAAATTTGCACCAGCATCTGTAACAAAAATTATGACTATGTTAATTACAATGGAGGCTATAGATAGTGATAAAATTAAATTAGATGATAAGGTAACTTGCAGTGAAAATGCAAAGAAAATGGGCGGAAGTACAATGCTCTTAGACACTGGAGAAATAAGAACAGTAGAAGAACTTTTAAAAGGTGTTGCAATAGCATCAGGAAATGATGCGGCAGTTGCACTTGCAGAATATCTTGGAGGTACAGAACCAGATTTTGTTATTATGATGAACAAAAGAGCAGCGGAGTTAGGTATGTCTAATACAACTTTTAAAAATTGCAATGGCTTACCTGCAGATGGACATTTATCTACAGCAAAAGATATAGCAATAATGTCTAAGGAATTATTAAAACATCCAGTAATTCTAAAATACACAGGAACTTATATGGATTCTATATCAGAAGGAAGAAAATCTCCAATTGAACTTGTAAATCACAATAAATTAGTTAGATTCTTTGAAGGTTGCGATGGACTAAAAACAGGATTCACAGATGAAGCTAAATATTGTATAAGTGCCACAGCAACAAGGAATGGAGTAAGGATGTTATCTGTAATTATGGGTGCTCCAACTTATAAAATAAGGAATCGTGATGCAGGAGTATTACTTAATCATGGATTTTCAAAATATGAAGGTAAAAAGCTTGTAGTAAAAGATCAAGAAATTGATAAGGTATATATGGATGAACAAACTGATAGATTTTTTATGGCAATGGCAAAAGATGATTTAACCGCTATATTACCAAAGGGTGAAAATAAAGAGTTAGAAAAGAAAATTGTCATTGATGAATTAAAGAAAGAATACAAAGCAGGAGATATCGTTGGAAAATATGAAGTTTATTTAGGTGAAGAAAAAGTAGGAGAAGTAGAAATATATTGTGACAGAGATATAAAGAAAGGCAATATATTTGATAATATTAAGTACAATATTAAAAATTTATTTGAAAAAGGTGTGTAA
- a CDS encoding YwbE family protein has protein sequence MDGTNRANIKIGSRVLVVKKEHQRTGQLTEGIVKRILTNSQNHHRGIKVMLEDNVVGRVQQIK, from the coding sequence ATGGATGGAACTAACAGAGCAAATATCAAAATAGGTTCTAGGGTATTAGTTGTAAAAAAAGAGCACCAAAGAACAGGTCAGTTAACAGAAGGAATAGTTAAGCGAATACTAACTAATTCACAAAATCATCATCGTGGTATAAAAGTTATGCTTGAAGATAACGTGGTTGGAAGAGTTCAACAAATAAAATAA
- a CDS encoding DHA2 family efflux MFS transporter permease subunit, which produces MTNSKSHKWSILLVVTLVSFITNLDSTIVIIGLPKMMEGLNISVTTGLWIITGYIIASTILILPAGKWADTVGTKRIFILGLIIFMIGTILCGIANSGLTLNIYRLIQGSGAALALATATPIIVKTFPSSQLGLALSINATSWVIGSIVGPVVGGVLITRFGWRSIFLITVPFVIMCIIGAVLVIEETKINIKQKTDWVGIVTFSLGLTLIMIVLSEGQSWGWLSIQTMGLLIIATALCVTFIITELHVENPLFNFKLFSYRNYSIGLGITFFYCIAYFSLPLLLSIYLQSALHLSPTMSGLLMISLSVPQLVLGPFAGKLVDHFGSLQTLAFGIVFLVVGIFMLGNLGAELSISAVVLPLILLSIANSLAWPSLAKTVLSAAPKDQTGSASGMHYTIMNIGKALSQTLVILTIEVVIPADMVSKAIAGIGKLNSIDIKDDLVNSIDSSFRFFTIFFIVALMLSLILLYSKRKNNVVQESVNMD; this is translated from the coding sequence ATGACAAATTCTAAATCACATAAGTGGAGTATTTTACTCGTTGTTACACTAGTTTCATTTATTACAAATTTAGATTCAACTATAGTAATAATAGGCTTGCCTAAGATGATGGAAGGATTAAATATTTCAGTAACAACTGGGCTATGGATAATTACTGGTTACATTATTGCAAGCACTATATTAATATTACCGGCTGGAAAATGGGCAGATACAGTAGGAACAAAGCGCATTTTTATACTAGGACTCATAATTTTTATGATTGGTACAATACTTTGTGGAATTGCAAATTCAGGGTTGACTTTAAATATATATAGGTTAATTCAAGGCTCAGGTGCTGCCTTAGCTTTAGCGACTGCAACACCAATTATAGTTAAAACATTTCCGAGTAGTCAACTTGGGCTAGCTTTAAGTATTAATGCGACTTCGTGGGTTATTGGATCAATAGTAGGGCCCGTAGTTGGAGGTGTTTTAATTACTCGATTTGGGTGGCGTTCAATATTTCTAATCACAGTTCCATTTGTGATTATGTGTATAATTGGAGCAGTTTTAGTAATTGAAGAGACAAAGATTAACATTAAACAAAAAACTGATTGGGTCGGAATAGTAACATTTAGTTTAGGTTTAACATTAATAATGATAGTACTCTCAGAAGGACAATCATGGGGATGGTTATCTATTCAAACTATGGGATTATTAATAATTGCAACTGCTTTATGCGTTACATTTATAATCACAGAATTACATGTGGAAAATCCATTGTTTAATTTCAAGTTATTTTCATATAGGAATTATTCAATTGGACTTGGAATTACATTTTTTTATTGTATTGCATATTTTTCATTACCTTTATTATTAAGTATATATTTGCAAAGTGCACTACACTTAAGTCCCACAATGTCAGGTTTATTGATGATTTCATTATCAGTACCACAACTTGTGCTTGGTCCTTTTGCTGGTAAACTTGTAGATCACTTTGGATCTTTACAGACTCTTGCATTTGGAATTGTATTTCTTGTTGTAGGTATATTTATGCTTGGAAATCTTGGAGCAGAGCTATCAATTTCAGCTGTAGTCTTACCATTAATATTATTGTCAATAGCCAATAGCTTAGCGTGGCCATCATTAGCAAAAACTGTATTATCAGCAGCGCCTAAAGATCAAACAGGTTCAGCATCAGGCATGCATTACACTATTATGAATATTGGTAAAGCGTTAAGTCAGACATTGGTGATATTAACAATAGAAGTCGTTATACCAGCGGATATGGTTTCTAAAGCAATTGCTGGAATAGGAAAGTTAAATAGTATAGATATAAAAGATGATTTAGTTAATTCGATTGATTCTAGTTTTAGGTTTTTTACTATTTTCTTTATAGTGGCACTAATGCTAAGTTTAATTCTGCTATATTCAAAAAGGAAAAATAATGTTGTTCAGGAAAGCGTAAATATGGATTGA
- a CDS encoding segregation/condensation protein A produces MELPKIKINDFEGPFDLLLHLIKKNQMSIYNVKIFEITNQYLKYLNDMKEMDLDITSEFILIAATLIEIKSKHLLPKIKKEEENEEDHEKNLIEKLIEYKKIKGVSIFFKERYISAGEVFAKKPELIEDKREVVVAKDLLKDIHLIELYNIYNNLLEIYNNKQNTNNVIQKKIYVDKYKIEDKLEYIMDMLKNENANSFSEFIENCECKLECVVTFLALLEMIKQRMVKVYQSDNFSKILIERRAEDA; encoded by the coding sequence ATGGAACTTCCAAAGATTAAAATTAATGATTTTGAAGGACCATTTGATTTATTATTACATCTAATAAAGAAAAATCAAATGAGTATATATAATGTAAAAATATTTGAGATAACTAATCAATATTTAAAGTATCTTAATGATATGAAGGAAATGGATTTAGATATAACATCTGAATTTATATTAATTGCTGCAACTTTAATAGAAATAAAATCCAAACATTTATTGCCTAAGATTAAAAAAGAAGAGGAAAACGAAGAAGATCATGAGAAAAATCTTATAGAAAAGCTTATAGAATACAAGAAAATAAAGGGCGTCTCAATATTCTTTAAAGAAAGATATATTAGTGCAGGGGAAGTATTTGCAAAAAAACCAGAATTAATAGAAGATAAAAGAGAAGTTGTGGTAGCAAAAGATTTATTAAAGGATATACACCTTATAGAATTATACAATATTTATAATAATTTGTTAGAAATTTATAATAATAAGCAAAATACAAATAATGTTATTCAAAAAAAAATATATGTAGATAAATATAAGATAGAAGATAAGTTAGAGTATATAATGGACATGTTAAAAAATGAAAATGCTAATAGTTTTTCAGAATTTATAGAAAATTGCGAATGTAAATTAGAGTGTGTCGTAACATTTTTAGCTTTACTTGAAATGATTAAACAAAGAATGGTTAAGGTTTATCAAAGTGATAATTTTAGCAAGATATTAATTGAGAGGAGAGCAGAAGATGCATAA
- the ytfJ gene encoding GerW family sporulation protein — translation MSSEQQVENLIKSTMENLKIMVDVNTVIGTAVETKDGSFIIPVSKLCFGFASGGSEYPGQKQNSSSTIFPFGGGSGAGVSVKPVAFLVVKEDGVRMLPVAQDTTYDRIVDTVPQILDIIKSLVKDICKKNKNSDNGNTNNVDNNSEDTTPNENYSTNKS, via the coding sequence ATGTCAAGTGAACAACAAGTTGAAAATTTAATTAAAAGTACTATGGAAAATCTTAAAATTATGGTTGATGTAAATACCGTAATTGGAACAGCTGTAGAAACGAAGGATGGATCATTTATAATTCCAGTTTCAAAATTATGCTTTGGTTTTGCATCTGGCGGTAGTGAGTATCCTGGTCAAAAGCAAAATTCTAGCAGCACAATATTTCCTTTTGGTGGTGGTTCTGGAGCAGGAGTTTCAGTTAAACCAGTTGCATTCTTGGTCGTTAAAGAGGATGGAGTTAGAATGTTACCTGTAGCACAGGATACTACTTACGATAGAATAGTTGATACTGTTCCTCAAATTTTAGATATTATAAAAAGTTTAGTAAAAGATATATGCAAAAAGAATAAAAATTCTGATAATGGTAATACTAATAATGTTGATAATAATTCTGAGGATACTACCCCTAATGAGAATTATTCCACAAATAAATCATAA
- the scpB gene encoding SMC-Scp complex subunit ScpB, which produces MHKNEGIQIPFMDDLKKDSLKSAIESLLFASGEPLSLQDLVNHLEEKSKLIEIIIEEMMEEYEISNRGIKIICIKGSYQLVTKAQNADYIQKLLKKNKRQSLSQASIESLAIVAYKQPITRIDIDEIRGVKSESAIQRLMEKELIKELGRLDVPGRPILYGTTEEFLRQFELKDLKELPSLNLFGQDDLQENKLEAE; this is translated from the coding sequence ATGCATAAAAATGAGGGGATTCAAATACCATTTATGGATGATTTGAAAAAGGATTCTTTAAAATCAGCAATAGAGTCTTTATTGTTTGCAAGTGGTGAACCTTTAAGCTTGCAAGATTTAGTAAATCATCTTGAAGAAAAATCCAAGCTTATTGAAATTATTATTGAAGAAATGATGGAAGAATATGAAATTTCCAATAGAGGAATAAAAATAATATGTATAAAAGGAAGTTATCAATTAGTTACTAAAGCGCAAAATGCTGATTATATACAAAAACTTTTAAAGAAAAATAAGAGACAATCTTTATCACAAGCATCTATAGAAAGCTTGGCGATTGTAGCGTACAAGCAGCCTATAACTAGAATAGATATCGATGAAATTCGAGGAGTTAAATCTGAAAGTGCAATCCAAAGACTTATGGAAAAGGAACTTATAAAAGAACTTGGAAGGCTTGACGTACCAGGAAGGCCAATTTTGTATGGTACAACAGAAGAATTTCTAAGACAATTTGAATTGAAAGATTTAAAGGAACTTCCGTCTTTAAATTTATTTGGGCAAGATGATTTACAAGAAAATAAACTTGAGGCAGAATAA
- a CDS encoding D-alanyl-D-alanine carboxypeptidase family protein, whose product MRKGIKNISIILLSLIFTQVLSVSVNAKSKDNTNFKVNARSAIALDKESGTVLYEQNAYEIVPMASTTKILTALIAIEQGDLDKKVTISKKAASVRGSTVGYKVNEEIALKELIFGLMFKSGNDAAIAIAEDLGGSIEGFSEIMNHYARGIGILDSHFESPHGLDSSEHYSSAYDLAILTAKGMDYDLFREIVGSKQISKEKYNFTRDYNNINKILWRIPGANGVKTGSTGQAGKCLVSSVNNNGKDVIIVVLNCPDRWNVTEKIYQHVLEKVAFGNHTVKDLV is encoded by the coding sequence ATGAGGAAAGGTATTAAAAATATTTCAATAATATTACTGAGCCTTATTTTTACTCAAGTCTTAAGTGTAAGCGTAAATGCTAAAAGTAAAGATAATACTAATTTTAAAGTAAATGCAAGATCTGCAATTGCATTGGACAAAGAAAGTGGTACAGTTCTGTATGAACAAAATGCATATGAAATAGTTCCAATGGCAAGTACAACTAAAATACTTACTGCTCTTATTGCTATTGAACAAGGGGATTTAGATAAAAAAGTGACTATTAGTAAAAAAGCTGCTAGCGTTAGAGGCTCTACTGTAGGATATAAAGTAAATGAAGAAATAGCTTTAAAGGAGTTAATTTTTGGGCTTATGTTTAAGTCTGGAAATGATGCAGCAATAGCTATTGCTGAAGACTTAGGAGGCTCAATAGAAGGCTTTTCAGAGATAATGAACCATTATGCTAGAGGAATTGGGATATTAGATTCACATTTTGAATCTCCTCATGGTCTAGATAGCAGTGAACATTATTCTTCAGCATATGATTTAGCAATACTTACAGCTAAAGGCATGGATTATGATTTATTTAGAGAAATTGTAGGAAGCAAACAAATTTCAAAAGAGAAATACAATTTTACTAGGGATTATAATAATATTAATAAAATACTTTGGAGAATTCCTGGAGCAAATGGCGTTAAAACAGGATCTACAGGTCAAGCAGGAAAATGCTTAGTTTCTTCAGTTAACAATAACGGTAAAGATGTAATAATTGTAGTCCTAAATTGCCCAGATAGATGGAATGTAACAGAGAAAATTTATCAACATGTATTAGAAAAAGTTGCATTTGGAAATCATACTGTTAAAGATTTAGTATAA
- a CDS encoding LysR family transcriptional regulator, with protein sequence MESNELRIFRVVAQTGSITKAAQSLGYVQSNVTARIQQLESELKTQLFYRQRGMILTPTGEKLLAYAEKIIYLLDEADKALNDSCDPSGSLTIGANHTISSLRLPKLLAQYHKTYPKVDLSLTTNESNELIYKINHFQLDGAFVKTLPLSDENIVKELVFEETLVLISSPLYNDISDLYSKPFLMNTIGCPNRIQLENWLNSKGICNIRYMEFNNLNSIIEGVIADLGASFVPESAIKEYEEKGFLKSFQIPAQYNITKSFFIRRKDSLMTSSLSKFIEMIELNTPYQKLLPKDK encoded by the coding sequence ATGGAAAGTAATGAATTAAGAATTTTTAGAGTCGTTGCTCAAACTGGGAGCATAACAAAAGCTGCACAGTCCCTAGGCTATGTTCAATCTAACGTTACAGCTAGAATTCAACAATTAGAATCTGAATTAAAAACACAATTGTTTTATAGGCAACGTGGTATGATTTTAACTCCAACAGGTGAAAAATTATTAGCTTATGCAGAAAAAATCATTTATTTACTAGATGAAGCTGATAAAGCTTTAAATGATTCTTGTGATCCCTCTGGAAGTTTAACCATTGGTGCTAATCACACAATATCATCTCTGCGTCTACCTAAACTCTTAGCACAATACCATAAGACTTATCCAAAAGTCGATCTATCTCTTACAACAAATGAATCAAATGAACTTATTTATAAGATAAATCATTTCCAATTAGATGGTGCTTTTGTTAAAACTCTGCCTCTTAGTGACGAAAATATTGTAAAAGAACTTGTATTTGAGGAAACTTTAGTACTTATTTCCAGTCCTCTGTATAATGATATATCAGATTTATATTCCAAGCCATTTCTAATGAACACTATAGGATGTCCTAATAGAATACAGCTTGAAAACTGGCTTAATTCGAAAGGCATTTGTAATATTCGATATATGGAATTTAATAATTTAAATTCTATCATTGAAGGTGTGATAGCTGACCTTGGTGCATCTTTCGTTCCCGAATCTGCTATTAAAGAATATGAAGAAAAAGGCTTCCTTAAATCATTCCAAATACCTGCTCAATATAACATTACAAAAAGCTTTTTTATAAGACGAAAAGATTCTTTAATGACTAGCTCACTTTCAAAGTTTATCGAAATGATTGAACTGAATACCCCATATCAAAAGCTATTGCCTAAAGATAAATAA
- a CDS encoding DUF2953 domain-containing protein → MRLFFIFFVILLIFFIPIPIKFNIYYSTINYYIKLYGLTIISKKNFSHIIKHHKVNPSLKKKHNFFSSLYNNINFKSLEWKPLLSNLYNSNFKPLLRIKFSLDYSLNDAAKTAIFYGVLCQSPPLIYVLLNVPFKTCKFNFKINPIFEDKFLLKIETSSIIFLSFANIIYMIIILFRFIKKQGR, encoded by the coding sequence ATGAGATTATTTTTTATTTTCTTTGTGATTTTATTGATATTTTTTATCCCTATTCCTATTAAATTTAATATTTACTATTCTACAATAAATTATTATATAAAATTATATGGACTTACCATTATTTCAAAAAAAAACTTTTCACATATAATTAAACATCATAAAGTTAATCCTTCACTCAAAAAAAAACATAATTTTTTTTCAAGTTTGTATAATAATATAAACTTTAAATCTTTAGAGTGGAAACCTTTATTATCAAATTTGTATAATTCAAATTTTAAACCTTTATTAAGAATAAAATTTTCTTTAGATTATTCACTTAATGATGCTGCTAAAACTGCAATTTTTTATGGAGTTCTATGTCAATCACCGCCACTAATTTATGTTCTTCTAAATGTTCCTTTTAAGACTTGTAAATTTAATTTCAAAATAAATCCCATATTTGAAGATAAATTTTTACTAAAAATTGAAACATCCAGTATAATTTTCTTATCATTTGCAAACATTATATATATGATAATTATTTTATTTAGATTTATAAAAAAGCAAGGGAGGTGA